The following coding sequences lie in one Chelmon rostratus isolate fCheRos1 chromosome 2, fCheRos1.pri, whole genome shotgun sequence genomic window:
- the sh2d5 gene encoding SH2 domain-containing protein 5 isoform X2 — MGEAPVREDGTVTRSAEYVGSFPVDDRCLDDQIEQLHAQLKCLKACRRRRPVSIKFSIKGVKMYDEDETTLLMAHALRRVSLSTARPVDAQFAFVSHNPGSSDAQLYCHVFQARHARAAQFLNLLLCRCFQLSYIEKHPEEAQEVSAGALPRRSPSLLNHGFPLSVSALVSFRRAPFQGFLPGTKKKSQKSPDDPHSSQDEVFPTSSPSLVRKKAIRTKALRSGAYRSFTFTPLKQRGVQERLSASQGKDQDKTPARRSRAPSLAETEEALAQAVWCWAGIATDSSYSLLADDVLGSYLLCPHPKKNKCGSLIIRFPSGLITHLIENTWKGKFLLEKCKTEFSSIAELIEHFTEVRDELPCLLSCARVNHCYEWEENISKQQAVKPRKSLTKAKVKSTHRKEWV, encoded by the exons ATGGGTGAGGCACCAGTCAGAGAAGATGGCACAGTGACCCGATCAGCAGAG TATGTGGGCTCATTTCCTGTGGACGACCGCTGCTTGGATGACCAGATAGAGCAACTGCACGCTCAGCTGAAGTGCCTGAAA GCGTGCAGAAGGAGGAGGCCCGTATCCATAAAATTCTCCATCAAAGGTGTGAAAATGTATGATGAGGACGAAACG ACGCTCCTGATGGCTCATGCTCTGCGTCGAGTCTCCCTGTCCACCGCCCGGCCCGTCGATGCCCAGTTTGCCTTCGTCTCCCACAACCCGGGCAGCTCTGACGCACAACTGTACTGCCATGTCTTTCAAGCTCGGCACGCCAGAGCG GCACAGTTCCTGAACCTGCTGCTTTGCCGCTGTTTCCAGCTGTCGTACATAGAGAAGCACCCAGAGGAGGCCCAGGAAGTGTCTGCTGGTGCGCTGCCTCGTCGCAGCCCCTCCCTGCTCAACCACGGCTTCCCTCTCAGTGTCAGCGCCCTGGTGTCCTTCAGACGAGCCCCTTTTCAAGGGTTTTTGCCGGGGACTAAG AAGAAGAGTCAAAAGTCTCCTGACGACCCGCACAGCAGCCAAGATGAGGTcttccccacctcctccccctccctggTGCGCAAGAAAGCCATCCGCACTAAAGCCCTGCGCTCTGGGGCTTACCGCTCCTTCACGTTCACGCCGCTCAAACAGCGAGGCGTTCAGGAGCGACTCAGTGCGTCACAAG GAAAGGATCAAGACAAGACACCAGCGAGGAGATCCCGTGCTCCAAGCTTGGCCGAAACCGAAGAAGCACTGGCTCAAGCGGTGTGGTGCTGGGCCGGTATCGCAAC TGACAGCAGCTATTCCCTGCTGGCAGACGATGTTCTGGGATCGTACCTCCTGTGCCCAcatcctaaaaaaaacaaatgtggctCCCTCATCATTCGCTTCCCCTCCGGTCTGATCACCCACCTCATAGAAAACACTTGGAAAGGGAAATTCCTGCTGGAG AAATGCAAGACTGAGTTCAGTTCCATTGCAGAACTGATCGAGCACTTCACAGAGGTCCGGGACGAGCTGCCGTGTCTGCTGAGCTGTGCCCGGGTGAACCACTGCTACGAGTGGGAGGAGaacatcagcaaacagcaggctgTAAAGCCTCGCAAGAGCCTGACCAAAGCCAAAGTGAAAAGTACCCACAGGAAGGAATGGGTTTAA
- the hp1bp3 gene encoding heterochromatin protein 1-binding protein 3 isoform X1 yields the protein MPIRRTAATPTQEKAPSAAAEKEPQAASEESPSADGEQAASSAATAEVEEAEATGVTEPTENGEKAEGAATDKGGDSTEKKDDKCKDCAAGQCATHCYVLLLRLKDGYKYEKAKVKKVKRTIPAWASVTASKKVPVTNFAGTQNKVDNILIEAITSCNDRFGVSYQSVMKYIVKKYPGMELDKKKFLIKKAMKKHLEKGTIKQLKGKGLSGTFAIGKQSNLSKKAAQKTESLGDALPLIITRLCEPKEASYNLIKKYLEQHFPSLNIETRPEVLKAALVKAVEKGQLEQITGKGARGTFQLKRTGNQVLLKGGALEDAITAAITAMNEPKTCSTTTLRKYLVDANKDRKEYQLVANLRRTLTKCKVLGWMEQITGHGFTGTYQLSFPFYPSPTILYPDKFKKLPTKNPQPSSKQRRTADSSDEEQEESEEEEESEDEAPKRKSQKRPPPKARRPPPAKKSRSASQSKAKGRGRPLAKKSPAKKAASSAKTSSRKQSASKKESTPSSKATPVKRAAPARKPKTPAVKKLTKRESKQPAPKETSPEETTVTKETTRSGSKRSKPEESSHEEPAVKKPANKSGSRRPESSPEEPAVKKGAKSSKQSTRKSKRGKY from the exons ATGCCGATTCGCCGAACAGCAGCGACTCCAACCCAGGAGAAGGCCCCCTccgctgcagcagagaaag AGCCTCAAGCCGCCTCGGAGGAGTCGCCCTCTGCCGACGGGGAGCAGGCCGCATCTTCGGCCGCAACGGCCGAGGTCGAGGAGGCCGAGGCCACGGGCGTTACGGAGCCCACAGAGAATGGAGAGAAGGCCGAAGGCGCCGCGACGGATAAGGGCGGCGACAGCACGGAGAAGAAAGA TGACAAATGCAAGGACTGCGCGGCTGGACAATGTGCAACACACTGCTATGTTCTCCTACTAAG GTTGAAGGATGGCTACAAGTACGAGAAAGCCAAAGTCAAGAAGGTGAAAAGGACGATTCCTGCGTGGGCTAGCGTCACTGCCAGCAAAAAAGTCCCTGTCACCAACTTTGCAGGCACTCAGAACAAAGTGGATAATATCCTCATCGAAGCTATTACG TCTTGTAATGACAGATTTGGTGTTTCATACCAGTCTgtcatgaaatatattgtgaAGAAATACCCGGGGATGGAGCTCGACAAGAAGAAGTTTCTCATCAAGAAAGCAATGAAGAAACATTTGGAGAAGGGTACCATCAAACAG cTGAAGGGTAAAGGCCTTTCAGGAACTTTCGCCATCGGGAAGCAGTCCAACTTGTCTAAG AAAGCTGCTCAGAAGACTGAGTCTCTGGGAGACGCTCTTCCTCTCATCATCACTCGGCTCTGTGAGCCCAAAGAGGCCTCCTACAATCTGATCAAGAAATACCTGGAGCAGCACTTCCCCAGCCTCAACATCGAGACCAG GCCAGAAGTCCTGAAGGCAGCGCTGGTGAAGGCGGTGGAGAAAGGTCAGCTGGAGCAAATCACTGGGAAAGGAGCCAGAGGGACTTTCCAG CTGAAGCGAACTGGTAACCAGGTCCTGCTGAAAGGCGGCGCCTTGGAGGACGCCATCACAGCAGCCATCACAGCCATGAATGAACCTAAAACCTGCAGCACCACCACTCTACGTAAATATCTAGTCGACGCCAACAAGGATAGAAAGGAGTACCAACTAG TGGCCAATCTGAGGAGGACCCTGACGAAGTGTAAAGTCCTCGGCTGGATGGAGCAGATCACCGGTCACGGCTTCACAGGCACCTACCAGCTCTCGTTCCCTTTCTACCCCAG CCCGACTATCCTGTACCCAGACAAGTTCAAAAAGCTTCCGACGAAAAACCCTCAGCCTTCATCCAAGCAGAGGCGGACGGCCGACTCTTCTGACGAGGAACAGGAAGAgtcagaagaagaggaggagtctGAGGACGAAGCTCCGAAGAG GAAATCTCAGAAGAGGCCTCCACCCAAAGCTCGCCGCCCTCCGCCGGCCAAGAAATCTCGGAGCGCCAGTCAGTCAAAAGCCAAAGGCAGAGGACGCCCCCTCGCAAAGAAGTCTCCGGCAAAGAAAGCGGCGTCTTCAGCCAAGACGTCGTCAAGGAAACAGTCAGCCTCTAAGAAAGAATCCACGCCGTCATCAAAAGCCACGCCCGTCAAGAGAGCGGCTCCTGCAAGAAAGCCCAAAACACCGGCCGTTAAAAAGCTGACCAAGAGGGAGTCCAAGCAACCGGCGCCCAAAGAGACGTCCCCAGAGGAGACCACGGTCACAAAGGAGACGACGAGGAGCGGGTCCAAGCGATCCAAGCCCGAGGAGTCGTCCCACGAGGAGCCCGCAGTGAAAAAGCCAGCGAACAAAAGTGGGTCGAGGCGGCCCGAGTCATCCCCCGAAGAGCCTGCAGTGAAAAAGGGGGCGAAGAGCAGCAAGCAGTCTACCCGCAAGTCCAAGAGAGGGAAGTACTGA
- the zgc:158258 gene encoding specifically androgen-regulated gene protein: protein MPQSDTWPGGFGLMTGMDSAGSCDSVVSANSGFSDDSLEHLSAEEKACLMFLEETIESLDTEEDSGLSNDEPDQLPNPGNLTTKLADLSASMSNSKLNGSQKHTSKEAIKDNVDTKPMQSYLVPTPVVVATSPPCSVPTTKPGVPPDKNQVPLEVNVVIPPSTKPRDYSFRTAEGPLPRGPLSYEALVHLRRSASTKKTPLCPTVDHTIDLDKHLPVTMEGPNLRNMQRSDRSHSEAPRSKTGPPVVAPKPKNIPANISVKIQNAAPVTSDASYSVKHATDPQVVRLEALQKLGLLKDQQPENETVAPPTLPKPHCSLDPTPSRSTKGPSNVNPSRSPSFCYSQVSSEAKTRPLQSSASFHQCSRHDQQPVSASHPAQSNGLKAASLEHSAAVDNDRNNGNSPEPRNVTAAKPVKSPAAAQPEPHKPSNSVGYSVMVVPGMGADRKEALKKLGLLKD, encoded by the exons ATGCCCCAAAGTGATACCTGGCCAGGTGGCTTTGGATTGATGACCGGCATGGACAGCGCTGGCAGCTGTGACAGCGTTGTCAGCGCCAATTCTGGCTTT AGCGATGACAGTCTGGAGCACCTGTCTGCTGAAGAGAAGGCCTGTCTCATGTTTTTGGAGGAGACGATTGAGTCTTTGGATACTGAGGAGGACAGTGGACTGTCCAATGACGAACCTGACCAACTGCCCAACCCTGGCAACCTTACTACCAAACTGGCTGACCTGTCAGCTTCAATGAGCAACAGCAAGCTCAACG GCTCACAGAAACATACCTCTAAGGAGGCCATAAAGGACAATGTTGACACCAAACCCATGCAGAGCTACCTGGTTCCTACACCTGTTGTTGTGGCAACCAGCCCACCATGTTCTGTGCCCACCACTAAACCTGGTGTCCCTCCAGACAAAAACCAAGTACCTTTAGAAGTTAATGTTGTGATACCTCCTTCCACCAAACCCAGGGACTACTCTTTCAGGACAGCTGAAGGTCCGTTACCGAGAGGTCCTCTGTCCTACGAAGCACTTGTTCACCTGCGGAGGAGTGCCTCCACTAAGAAGACACCTTTATGTCCCACAGTTGATCACACTATTGACTTGGACAAGCACCTTCCTGTTACAATGGAAGGCCCAAACCTCAGAAACATGCAGAGATCTGACAGATCCCACTCAGAGGCTCCTAGGTCAAAGACAGGTCCTCCAGTTGTGGCCCccaaacccaaaaatattcctGCCAACATatctgtaaaaatacaaaatgcagcACCAGTAACCTCAGACGCTTCATACAGTGTCAAGCATGCAACAGATCCCCAGGTCGTGAGACTGGAAGCTTTGCAGAAGCTGGGCCTCCTGAAAGACCAGCAGCCAGAAAATGAGACCGTAGCCCCACCAACTCTCCCTAAACCTCACTGCTCTTTGGACCCAACACCAAGCCGATCCACGAAAGGCCCATCTAACGTCAATCCATCAAGAAGCCCATCGTTCTGCTATTCTCAAGTGTCCTCAGAGGCCAAGACCAGGCCTCTGCAGAGCAGTGCCAGTTTCCATCAGTGCTCCAGACATGACCAGCAGCCGGTGTCTGCATCGCATCCCGCTCAATCCAACGGACTGAAGGCAGCCAGTCTGGAGCACTCCGCTGCCGTGGACAACGACAGAAACAACGGAAACAGTCCTGAACCGCGAAACGTCACAGCCGCCAAGCCAGTGAAAAGCCCCGCTGCAGCTCAGCCCGAACCCCACAAACCCTCAAACTCAGTCGGATATTCCGTGATGGTGGTGCCGGGGATGGGAGCTGATCGAAAAGAAGCACTCAAAAAACTTGGACTGCTCAAAGACTGA
- the sh2d5 gene encoding SH2 domain-containing protein 5 isoform X1: MGEAPVREDGTVTRSAEYVGSFPVDDRCLDDQIEQLHAQLKCLKACRRRRPVSIKFSIKGVKMYDEDETTLLMAHALRRVSLSTARPVDAQFAFVSHNPGSSDAQLYCHVFQARHARAAQFLNLLLCRCFQLSYIEKHPEEAQEVSAGALPRRSPSLLNHGFPLSVSALVSFRRAPFQGFLPGTKKKSQKSPDDPHSSQDEVFPTSSPSLVRKKAIRTKALRSGAYRSFTFTPLKQRGVQERLSASQAGKDQDKTPARRSRAPSLAETEEALAQAVWCWAGIATDSSYSLLADDVLGSYLLCPHPKKNKCGSLIIRFPSGLITHLIENTWKGKFLLEKCKTEFSSIAELIEHFTEVRDELPCLLSCARVNHCYEWEENISKQQAVKPRKSLTKAKVKSTHRKEWV, encoded by the exons ATGGGTGAGGCACCAGTCAGAGAAGATGGCACAGTGACCCGATCAGCAGAG TATGTGGGCTCATTTCCTGTGGACGACCGCTGCTTGGATGACCAGATAGAGCAACTGCACGCTCAGCTGAAGTGCCTGAAA GCGTGCAGAAGGAGGAGGCCCGTATCCATAAAATTCTCCATCAAAGGTGTGAAAATGTATGATGAGGACGAAACG ACGCTCCTGATGGCTCATGCTCTGCGTCGAGTCTCCCTGTCCACCGCCCGGCCCGTCGATGCCCAGTTTGCCTTCGTCTCCCACAACCCGGGCAGCTCTGACGCACAACTGTACTGCCATGTCTTTCAAGCTCGGCACGCCAGAGCG GCACAGTTCCTGAACCTGCTGCTTTGCCGCTGTTTCCAGCTGTCGTACATAGAGAAGCACCCAGAGGAGGCCCAGGAAGTGTCTGCTGGTGCGCTGCCTCGTCGCAGCCCCTCCCTGCTCAACCACGGCTTCCCTCTCAGTGTCAGCGCCCTGGTGTCCTTCAGACGAGCCCCTTTTCAAGGGTTTTTGCCGGGGACTAAG AAGAAGAGTCAAAAGTCTCCTGACGACCCGCACAGCAGCCAAGATGAGGTcttccccacctcctccccctccctggTGCGCAAGAAAGCCATCCGCACTAAAGCCCTGCGCTCTGGGGCTTACCGCTCCTTCACGTTCACGCCGCTCAAACAGCGAGGCGTTCAGGAGCGACTCAGTGCGTCACAAG CAGGAAAGGATCAAGACAAGACACCAGCGAGGAGATCCCGTGCTCCAAGCTTGGCCGAAACCGAAGAAGCACTGGCTCAAGCGGTGTGGTGCTGGGCCGGTATCGCAAC TGACAGCAGCTATTCCCTGCTGGCAGACGATGTTCTGGGATCGTACCTCCTGTGCCCAcatcctaaaaaaaacaaatgtggctCCCTCATCATTCGCTTCCCCTCCGGTCTGATCACCCACCTCATAGAAAACACTTGGAAAGGGAAATTCCTGCTGGAG AAATGCAAGACTGAGTTCAGTTCCATTGCAGAACTGATCGAGCACTTCACAGAGGTCCGGGACGAGCTGCCGTGTCTGCTGAGCTGTGCCCGGGTGAACCACTGCTACGAGTGGGAGGAGaacatcagcaaacagcaggctgTAAAGCCTCGCAAGAGCCTGACCAAAGCCAAAGTGAAAAGTACCCACAGGAAGGAATGGGTTTAA
- the hp1bp3 gene encoding heterochromatin protein 1-binding protein 3 isoform X2 translates to MPIRRTAATPTQEKAPSAAAEKEPQAASEESPSADGEQAASSAATAEVEEAEATGVTEPTENGEKAEGAATDKGGDSTEKKELKDGYKYEKAKVKKVKRTIPAWASVTASKKVPVTNFAGTQNKVDNILIEAITSCNDRFGVSYQSVMKYIVKKYPGMELDKKKFLIKKAMKKHLEKGTIKQLKGKGLSGTFAIGKQSNLSKKAAQKTESLGDALPLIITRLCEPKEASYNLIKKYLEQHFPSLNIETRPEVLKAALVKAVEKGQLEQITGKGARGTFQLKRTGNQVLLKGGALEDAITAAITAMNEPKTCSTTTLRKYLVDANKDRKEYQLVANLRRTLTKCKVLGWMEQITGHGFTGTYQLSFPFYPSPTILYPDKFKKLPTKNPQPSSKQRRTADSSDEEQEESEEEEESEDEAPKRKSQKRPPPKARRPPPAKKSRSASQSKAKGRGRPLAKKSPAKKAASSAKTSSRKQSASKKESTPSSKATPVKRAAPARKPKTPAVKKLTKRESKQPAPKETSPEETTVTKETTRSGSKRSKPEESSHEEPAVKKPANKSGSRRPESSPEEPAVKKGAKSSKQSTRKSKRGKY, encoded by the exons ATGCCGATTCGCCGAACAGCAGCGACTCCAACCCAGGAGAAGGCCCCCTccgctgcagcagagaaag AGCCTCAAGCCGCCTCGGAGGAGTCGCCCTCTGCCGACGGGGAGCAGGCCGCATCTTCGGCCGCAACGGCCGAGGTCGAGGAGGCCGAGGCCACGGGCGTTACGGAGCCCACAGAGAATGGAGAGAAGGCCGAAGGCGCCGCGACGGATAAGGGCGGCGACAGCACGGAGAAGAAAGA GTTGAAGGATGGCTACAAGTACGAGAAAGCCAAAGTCAAGAAGGTGAAAAGGACGATTCCTGCGTGGGCTAGCGTCACTGCCAGCAAAAAAGTCCCTGTCACCAACTTTGCAGGCACTCAGAACAAAGTGGATAATATCCTCATCGAAGCTATTACG TCTTGTAATGACAGATTTGGTGTTTCATACCAGTCTgtcatgaaatatattgtgaAGAAATACCCGGGGATGGAGCTCGACAAGAAGAAGTTTCTCATCAAGAAAGCAATGAAGAAACATTTGGAGAAGGGTACCATCAAACAG cTGAAGGGTAAAGGCCTTTCAGGAACTTTCGCCATCGGGAAGCAGTCCAACTTGTCTAAG AAAGCTGCTCAGAAGACTGAGTCTCTGGGAGACGCTCTTCCTCTCATCATCACTCGGCTCTGTGAGCCCAAAGAGGCCTCCTACAATCTGATCAAGAAATACCTGGAGCAGCACTTCCCCAGCCTCAACATCGAGACCAG GCCAGAAGTCCTGAAGGCAGCGCTGGTGAAGGCGGTGGAGAAAGGTCAGCTGGAGCAAATCACTGGGAAAGGAGCCAGAGGGACTTTCCAG CTGAAGCGAACTGGTAACCAGGTCCTGCTGAAAGGCGGCGCCTTGGAGGACGCCATCACAGCAGCCATCACAGCCATGAATGAACCTAAAACCTGCAGCACCACCACTCTACGTAAATATCTAGTCGACGCCAACAAGGATAGAAAGGAGTACCAACTAG TGGCCAATCTGAGGAGGACCCTGACGAAGTGTAAAGTCCTCGGCTGGATGGAGCAGATCACCGGTCACGGCTTCACAGGCACCTACCAGCTCTCGTTCCCTTTCTACCCCAG CCCGACTATCCTGTACCCAGACAAGTTCAAAAAGCTTCCGACGAAAAACCCTCAGCCTTCATCCAAGCAGAGGCGGACGGCCGACTCTTCTGACGAGGAACAGGAAGAgtcagaagaagaggaggagtctGAGGACGAAGCTCCGAAGAG GAAATCTCAGAAGAGGCCTCCACCCAAAGCTCGCCGCCCTCCGCCGGCCAAGAAATCTCGGAGCGCCAGTCAGTCAAAAGCCAAAGGCAGAGGACGCCCCCTCGCAAAGAAGTCTCCGGCAAAGAAAGCGGCGTCTTCAGCCAAGACGTCGTCAAGGAAACAGTCAGCCTCTAAGAAAGAATCCACGCCGTCATCAAAAGCCACGCCCGTCAAGAGAGCGGCTCCTGCAAGAAAGCCCAAAACACCGGCCGTTAAAAAGCTGACCAAGAGGGAGTCCAAGCAACCGGCGCCCAAAGAGACGTCCCCAGAGGAGACCACGGTCACAAAGGAGACGACGAGGAGCGGGTCCAAGCGATCCAAGCCCGAGGAGTCGTCCCACGAGGAGCCCGCAGTGAAAAAGCCAGCGAACAAAAGTGGGTCGAGGCGGCCCGAGTCATCCCCCGAAGAGCCTGCAGTGAAAAAGGGGGCGAAGAGCAGCAAGCAGTCTACCCGCAAGTCCAAGAGAGGGAAGTACTGA
- the yod1 gene encoding ubiquitin thioesterase OTU1 has product MLRLRCKTKNGSHIMQGLTHQSCVQELKSKVEELTGIPCDVQKIMVGYPPSSLDLRNGDAHLKDYPIKSGDTLIVEEEKNKPKPQDHPTVTKVPRLEASPVLARRVVPADNSCLFTSVYYVVEGGVYDPACAPEMRGLIAQIVSSDPAAYSEAVLGKTNEEYCSWIRRDDTWGGAIEVSILSKFYQCEICVVDTQTVRVDRFGEDAGYHKRVLLIYDGIHYDPLQKETPGSDAPPQTIFSTTDDVILAQALELADEARRKRQFTDVNRFALRCMVCQTGLVGQKEAREHAKETGHTNFGEV; this is encoded by the exons ATGTTGCGGCTTCGCTGTAAGACCAAAAATGGGAGCCACATAATGCAGGGCTTGACTCATCAGTCCTGTGTGCAAGAGCTGAAGAGTAAGGTGGAGGAGCTGACTGGTATCCCCTGTGATGTGCAGAAAATTATGGTCGGTTATCCGCCCTCCAGCCTTGATCTGCGAAATGGAGATGCTCACCTCAAGGACTACCCCATCAAATCAG GAGACACACTCATTgttgaggaagaaaaaaacaagccaaagcCTCAGGATCATCCCACTGTGACTAAAGTACCACGCCTGGAAGCCTCACCTGTGCTGGCACGTCGAGTGGTCCCTGCTGATAATTCCTGCCTCTTTACCAGTGTGTATTATGTGGTGGAAGGTGGTGTATATGACCCTGCTTGTGCCCCGGAGATGCGAGGCCTCATCGCCCAGATCGTGTCAAGCGATCCAGCAGCTTACTCAGAAGCAGTGCTGGGAAAGACCAACGAGGAGTACTGCTCTTGGATAAGACGTGACGACACCTGGGGAGGAGCCATCGAGGTGTCGATCCTGTCCAAGTTTTACCAGTGTGAGATCTGTGTGGTGGACACTCAGACAGTCCGAGTGGATCGCTTTGGAGAGGATGCTGGCTACCACAAACGTGTGCTGCTCATCTACGACGGCATCCACTATGACCCACTGCAGAAAGAAACACCTGGCTCTGATGCCCCGCCCCAGACTATCTTCTCCACCACAGATGACGTAATTCTGGCCCAGGCCCTGGAGCTGGCGGACGAGGCTCGCCGCAAGCGGCAGTTCACGGACGTTAACCGCTTTGCATTGCGCTGCATGGTGTGCCAGACAGGCCTGGTGGGACAAAAGGAAGCTCGTGAGCATGCCAAGGAGACGGGCCACACCAATTTTGGTGAAGTGTGA
- the kif17 gene encoding kinesin-like protein KIF17 — protein sequence MGSEAVKVVVRCRPLNDREKALCSKMVLSMDLHRCQCFIEKPGAADEPPKQFTFDGTYFIDQTTEQMYNEIAYPLVEGVTEGYNGTIFAYGQTGSGKSFTMQGVSEPVAQRGVIPRAFEHIFESIQCAENTKFLVRASYLEIYNEEIRDLLGSDTKQRLELKEHPERGVYVRDLSMHTVHSVGECERIIEQGWRNRAVGYTLMNKDSSRSHSIFTIHLEICSTDAAGQDHLRAGKLNLVDLAGSERQSKTGATGERLREATKINLSLSALGNVISALVDGRSKYIPYRDSKLTRLLQDSLGGNTRTLMIACLSPADNNYEESLSTLRYANRAKSIQNRPRINEDPKDALLREYQEEIKKLRALVSGQLGSANLESLLTGQMLEASPAVPSRPQSSTTEAEKEKIKEEYEQRLAKLQAEYNAEQESKAKLQEDIAALRSSYESKLSDVEKAQSSRGSSVLRNGDGKSSAHNKERSSVSSSCMTQLTGEELHYSTEPMSHSTTGDTSLTEPAVPCAAVGVKDGPTESPDVTAAGPLDQQHVLERLQQLEQQVVGGEQARNKELQQRHRQRKSLADQRKVHLIRALSENSEESENVLLNVYNSIQEEVHAKSQMLVKVQGKLKAAKLEIRDLQAEFEVERNDYLATIRRLEREGQLLHSLLERMAPLVRRDCNYSGLDRLKKEAVWDEDSATWRLPDVMVQKTTLPSAVAPKLSAHRGSAADVGEPFMQVEEDRYKEMLDRSDSENIASSYFKSKRASQLLGREATKGHAILSPPLVNGAAHLTVSGSTMNPPVSSRPFRLESLDVPVSSSGKVKRKKSKSLIHNEGL from the exons ATGGGCTCCGAGGCGGTGAAGGTGGTGGTCCGGTGCAGACCCCTGAATGACAGGGAGAAGGCTCTCTGCTCTAAGATGGTGCTGTCCATGGACCTGCACCGCTGCCAGTGCTTCATAGAGAAGCCCGGAGCAGCAGATGAGCCGCCCAAACAGTTCACTTTCGATGGGACCTACTTCATCGATCAGACCACTGAGCAGATGTACAATGAGATTGCCTATCCTCTGGTTGAG gGTGTCACTGAGGGATACAATGGCACAATTTTTGCCTATGGACAAACTGGAAGTGGGAAGTCTTTCACCATGCAGGGAGTGTCCGAGCCTGTGGCCCAGAGGGGGGTCATTCCACGGGCCTTTGAGCACATCTTTGAGAGTATTCAG tgtgcagaaaacacaaaattccTGGTGAGGGCCTCCTACTTGGAGATTTACAATGAAGAAATTCGAGACCTTTTGGGGAGTGACACCAAACAGAGATTGGAG CTGAAAGAGCATCCGGAGCGTGGGGTGTATGTGCGGGACCTCTCCATGCACACGGTGCACAGTGTGGGGGAGTGCGAGAGAATCATAGAGCAAGGCTGGAGAAACCGGGCGGTGGGCTACACACTGATGAACAAAGACTCTTCCCGCTCACACTCCATCTTCACCATCCATTTGGAGATCTGCagcacag ATGCAGCTGGCCAGGACCATCTGCGGGCGGGTAAACTCAACCTCGTTGACCTGGCAGGAAGCGAGCGCCAGTCTAAAACCGGCGCCACTGGTGAGCGACTCCGCGAGGCCACCAAGATCAACCTCTCCCTCTCGGCCCTGGGGAACGTCATCTCCGCCCTGGTGGACGGGCGCTCCAAATACATCCCCTACCGGGACTCCAAGCTGACCCGACTGCTGCAGGACTCGCTGGGAGGAAACACGCGCACCTTGATGATCGCCTGCCTCTCCCCCGCGGACAACAACTATGAGGAAAGCCTGAGCACGCTGCGCTATGCCAACCGGGCCAAGAGCATCCAGAACAGGCCCCGTATCAATGAGGACCCCAAGGATGCTCTGCTTCGAGAGTATCAGGAGGAGATCAAGAAGTTGCGGGCCCTCGTCTCAGGCCAGCTGGGCTCTGCTAACCTTGAGT ctctgctgactGGTCAGATGCTCGAAGCGTCCCCCGCTGTTCCTTCAAGGCCACAGTCCAGCACCACAgaagcagagaaggagaagattAAAGAG GAGTACGAGCAGAGGCTGGCCAAGTTGCAGGCCGAGTACAATGCAGAGCAGGAGTCCAAAGcaaagctgcaggaggacaTTGCTGCCCTGCGTTCCTCCTATGAATCCAAGCTGTCTGACGTGGAGAAGGCCCAATCCAGCAGGGGGAGCTCTGTCCTAAGGAACGGTGACGGAAAATCATCTGCCCACAACAAAGAGCGGT CATCAGTGAGCTCCAGCTGTATGACACAGCTGACTGGAGAGGAGCTCCACTATAGCACTGAACCCATGAGCCACAGCACAACTGGAGACACTTCCCTGACTGAG CCTGCCGTACCCTGTGCAGCAGTCGGTGTCAAAGATGGTCCCACAGAGTCACCTGACGTGACTGCTGCAGGGCCTCTGGACCAGCAGCACGTCCTGGAAAG actgcagcagctggagcagcaggtggtgggaggagagcaggCCAGGaacaaggagctgcagcagagacaccGGCAGAGGAAGAGCCTCGCAGACCAGAGGAAAGTCCATCTCATCCGCGCTCTGTCGGAGAACAGCGAGGAGagtgaaaatgtgctgctgaaCGTCTACAACTCCATCCAGGAGGAGGTCCATGCCAAAAGCCAAATGCTGGTCAAAGTCCAAGGCAAG CTGAAAGCAGCCAAGTTGGAGATCCGTGACCTGCAGGCGGAGTTCGAGGTGGAGAGGAACGACTACCTGGCAACAATCCGGCGGCTGGAGAGGGAGggtcagctgctgcacagcctGCTGGAGCGCATGGCGCCCCTGGTGCGCCGTGACTGCAACTACAGCGGCCTGGACCGCTTGAAGAAAGAAGCTGTCTGGGACGAGGACAGCGCCACCTGGAGGCTGCCGGATGTGATGGTGCAGAAAACAACGCTGCCTTCAG CAGTGGCTCCAAAACTTTCAGCTCACAGAGGTTCTGCCGCTGATGTCGGAGAACCATTCATG caggtggaggaggacaggtACAAGGAAATGCTGGACCGCAGCGACAGCGAGAACATCGCCAGCAGCTACTTCAAGTCCAAGAGAGCGAGCCAGCTGCTGGGACGTGAGGCCACCAAGGGACACG ccatcctctctcctcccctggTGAACGGGGCGGCCCACCTCACTGTGAGCGGTTCCACCATGAACCCGCCTGTCAGCTCGCGACCCTTCCGCCTGGAGTCGTTGGATGTGCCCGTGTCCTCCAGTGGTAAGGTGAAGCGCAAAAAAAGCAAGTCGCTCATCCATAACGAGGGGCTTTGA